A single Deltaproteobacteria bacterium DNA region contains:
- the rplL gene encoding 50S ribosomal protein L7/L12, whose translation MAVTKEDVMSFIESATMLEISDLVKEIEEKFGVSAAAPVAVAAVGAVPGAEAAEEKTAFDVILASFGEKKIQVIKEVRAITGLGLKEAKELVEGAPKAVKEGVTKEEADELKEKLEATGATVEIK comes from the coding sequence ATGGCGGTAACCAAAGAAGATGTGATGAGCTTTATTGAAAGTGCAACGATGCTGGAGATCTCCGACCTGGTCAAGGAGATCGAAGAGAAGTTCGGTGTCTCCGCAGCGGCGCCGGTGGCCGTGGCTGCGGTTGGGGCCGTCCCCGGAGCGGAGGCCGCGGAAGAGAAAACGGCTTTTGATGTCATCCTGGCGAGCTTCGGCGAGAAGAAGATCCAGGTTATCAAGGAAGTGCGCGCCATTACCGGGCTGGGCCTGAAAGAGGCCAAAGAGCTGGTCGAAGGGGCACCCAAGGCGGTCAAGGAAGGTGTCACCAAGGAAGAGGCGGACGAGTTGAAGGAAAAACTCGAAGCGACCGGTGCAACCGTGGAAATCAAGTAA
- the rplJ gene encoding 50S ribosomal protein L10 codes for MNRTEKEEVVTRVREKFSKARIGILTGYRGMTVAEMTDLRRRLRDVSVEYRVIKNNLARIASEGTSLESLRDHFSGPTAIALSYDDVVAPAKILNNALKDFKKLEILAGTMDGNLLSRDEIKRIALLPSRDELLGMFLRVLQAPVTGFATVLAAPIRDLAGVLNAVKDQKAA; via the coding sequence TTGAATCGAACGGAAAAAGAAGAAGTCGTAACCCGGGTTCGGGAAAAGTTTTCAAAAGCCAGGATCGGTATTTTGACGGGCTATCGTGGAATGACGGTTGCCGAGATGACCGATCTTCGCAGAAGGCTTCGGGACGTCTCGGTGGAGTATCGGGTCATTAAGAACAATCTGGCCAGGATTGCATCCGAAGGGACCTCTCTGGAGTCCCTCCGGGATCATTTCTCGGGACCGACCGCCATTGCCTTGAGCTACGATGATGTCGTGGCGCCTGCGAAGATTTTAAACAATGCACTCAAGGATTTCAAGAAGCTGGAGATCCTGGCGGGAACCATGGATGGGAACCTTCTGAGCCGGGATGAAATTAAGCGGATTGCTCTGCTCCCGTCACGGGACGAGCTGCTCGGCATGTTCCTGCGGGTTCTGCAGGCCCCGGTGACCGGTTTTGCCACGGTGCTCGCTGCACCGATCAGGGATCTGGCGGGTGTGTTGAATGCTGTAAAAGATCAAAAAGCAGCATAA
- a CDS encoding 50S ribosomal protein L1, with protein sequence MSKQGKKMDAVREKVEQGKAYPLKEALELVRETKRAAFDESVDVAVRLGVNPKHSDQMVRGAVALPHGTGKTTRVLVFAKGEKEKEAGDAGADYVGAEDLAARIKEGWLEFDRIIATPDMMGVVGPLGRILGPRGLMPNPKLGTVTFDLARTIQEIKAGKIEFRTEKAGIIHAAIGKVSFDAQKLYENAGALFEILYKLKPSSAKGQYMKGVVISTTMGPGIKIDTIEIANSFS encoded by the coding sequence ATGAGCAAACAAGGGAAAAAAATGGATGCGGTCCGGGAAAAGGTGGAGCAGGGGAAGGCTTATCCTTTAAAAGAGGCCTTGGAACTTGTTCGGGAGACGAAACGGGCTGCCTTCGACGAGAGTGTTGATGTTGCCGTCCGGTTGGGCGTCAATCCGAAACATTCCGATCAGATGGTCCGGGGGGCGGTTGCATTGCCGCACGGGACGGGGAAGACGACGCGGGTTCTTGTCTTCGCCAAGGGAGAAAAGGAAAAGGAAGCCGGCGATGCGGGGGCGGATTACGTGGGTGCGGAAGATCTGGCGGCCAGGATTAAGGAAGGGTGGCTCGAATTTGATCGTATTATTGCCACCCCGGACATGATGGGTGTTGTCGGTCCCCTCGGCAGAATTCTCGGTCCCCGCGGGTTGATGCCGAATCCGAAATTAGGGACGGTGACCTTCGACCTTGCACGCACGATCCAGGAGATCAAGGCGGGGAAGATTGAGTTTCGCACCGAAAAAGCCGGGATTATTCATGCCGCCATCGGGAAGGTCTCCTTTGATGCGCAAAAACTCTATGAAAATGCAGGGGCTCTTTTTGAAATCCTCTACAAACTGAAACCGTCGAGTGCCAAGGGGCAGTACATGAAGGGTGTGGTCATTTCCACGACCATGGGACCCGGGATTAAGATTGATACGATAGAAATTGCAAATTCCTTCAGTTGA
- the rplK gene encoding 50S ribosomal protein L11 — protein sequence MAKEVIGKIKLQVPAGAANPSPPVGPALGQHGVNIMEFCKAFNAKTQDQPGMIIPVEISVYADRTFSFITKTPPAAVLLKAGVDKGSGEPHIKKVAKVSRDEIRKIAELKMPDLNANDIEGAMRIIEGTARNMGIEVG from the coding sequence ATGGCAAAGGAAGTGATTGGAAAGATCAAGCTACAGGTCCCGGCCGGAGCGGCCAATCCCTCCCCGCCTGTCGGCCCTGCCCTGGGCCAACATGGGGTCAACATCATGGAGTTCTGCAAGGCTTTTAATGCCAAGACGCAGGATCAGCCGGGGATGATTATTCCCGTTGAAATCTCCGTCTATGCCGACCGGACTTTTTCGTTCATTACCAAAACGCCTCCGGCGGCGGTCCTGTTGAAGGCCGGGGTCGACAAGGGGTCGGGAGAACCCCATATCAAGAAGGTGGCGAAGGTGAGTCGTGACGAGATCCGGAAGATTGCCGAGTTGAAAATGCCCGACCTGAACGCCAACGATATTGAAGGGGCGATGCGGATCATTGAAGGAACCGCCCGAAACATGGGCATCGAGGTAGGATAG
- the nusG gene encoding transcription termination/antitermination factor NusG: MENQWYVVHTYSGFEGKVKEHILKKVESLGWEEKISEVIIPTEEVTELRDGKRRKSSRKFFPGYILVKMTVTDETWHLINGTPKVTGFLGGTKHPTPLNEGEMQEVLHQMDTGTVRTASKSSFEEGETVRIVDGPFVNFNGTVEEVHPDQGRLRVMVSIFGRATPVELEFLQVEKEK, from the coding sequence ATGGAGAATCAGTGGTATGTCGTACATACCTATTCGGGATTTGAAGGGAAGGTCAAGGAGCATATCCTCAAGAAGGTGGAGTCCCTGGGATGGGAAGAGAAGATCTCCGAGGTAATCATTCCCACGGAAGAGGTGACGGAACTCCGGGACGGCAAACGGCGCAAGTCATCGAGGAAATTTTTCCCCGGTTATATTCTGGTTAAGATGACGGTAACCGATGAGACCTGGCACCTGATCAACGGGACGCCCAAGGTGACCGGTTTTCTCGGGGGGACCAAGCATCCAACCCCCTTGAACGAGGGAGAGATGCAGGAGGTCCTGCATCAGATGGATACCGGAACGGTCCGGACCGCCTCAAAGAGTTCTTTCGAGGAAGGGGAGACGGTGCGGATTGTCGATGGTCCTTTTGTGAATTTCAACGGAACGGTGGAGGAGGTCCACCCCGATCAGGGAAGGCTGCGGGTGATGGTCAGCATCTTCGGTCGTGCCACGCCTGTGGAGCTGGAATTTCTGCAGGTAGAGAAGGAGAAATAA
- the secE gene encoding preprotein translocase subunit SecE, with translation MFGNIRTFLDDVKIEMKKVTWPTMSQTKGSTVVVILTVIAIAIYFGVIDFFLSKMIHFVLG, from the coding sequence GTGTTTGGAAATATTCGAACATTTCTGGATGATGTCAAGATCGAGATGAAGAAGGTGACCTGGCCGACGATGAGCCAGACGAAGGGATCGACGGTGGTGGTCATCCTGACGGTCATTGCGATTGCGATCTATTTTGGTGTGATCGATTTCTTTTTATCTAAAATGATCCATTTCGTTCTCGGTTAG